In Chlorocebus sabaeus isolate Y175 chromosome 2, mChlSab1.0.hap1, whole genome shotgun sequence, the genomic stretch CCAGAGTCCCCCTCATGCCTGGCCCTTCACCTATGTTCCCAGGTTACCCCTAAGGTCAGGGAGAGTGGAGACCTGCCTGGCAGCACATGGCGGTACTGTGGCTGAGGGAGAACAGGGCCTGCCTGATTTGTCCATGGAGCTTCCTACCAGATCTCACTCTCCCTCCCTAGCCAGCCTCCCTGGCCTGTCCAAGGATCTCAAGGCTGCCCCAGTACTCCTCACATGCCCCTTAGCAatgcccagtgtggtggtggcagCTACTGGCCCACACCTGTGGGGGTCCAGTCAGGCAGGCCCTCCTACCCCATGAGCCGCCTGATCCTTGGAGCCAGGCCTGGGGCTGTCCTCCAGGGCTACTCCACTCCCTCCCACCAAAGGTCCAGCTCAGTCCCAGGCCTGCAAGAGGGTCTTGATGGGGCCTCCTGCCCTGAAATGCTGGCTcagggtgtgtgtatatgtgtgggtggggggtgggaatcAGACTTCCTAATGTTGTGGACACCCCTCCTTCAGGACTGGGCTGTCTTTATGAGTGTGGGAGGAGATGCTGCCCCTCCTCCTGGATCCTCCCCAAGCAGCCAGCTGGACCTGTCTGTGGCCCTTGTGGGCATGGGGGCTGGGGAGCTCCCTCAAATCCTGATCAGAACCACCTGGCCCAACTTTAGGGTGGAGGGGAGCAATCCCACCTCCTAGCCAGTTAGGTCTGTAGCCCCACCTTTTGAAGGAGAAGGGCTTCTCTCTCCTCCACTCCCTCCCAGGAGCTCACCTGCCCTATCTCCCCTGCCCTTCCATCTCTGGACTGAGTCTACCTGCCACACAatgcttttctgtctctctcccctcccgCACTGTGTGTATGAGGGGCCCTAGTGGGGAGACAGTGAGTCCCCAGAGAAAGCACGGGTCACCCGCTAGGGAAATGTTGCTTCTGATAGCAGACCCTCAGCTCCTGCCCCTACGTCATGCGTGTCTTTCCGACACCCCCCAGTCCTCCTCCCTAGCAGAGAGCCCCTTGCCTTAGCCCAGCAAGGACTGATAGAGAACCTCTGGGTGCCTAGCTTGGGGTCTACTGCCATCCCTACCCTGCTTGTGCCAGGATGAACTGCTCTCTCTTCTCTGCAGGCTCCAGTCCGGAGCGGTCCCCAGTGCCTAGCCCACCCGGCTCCCCAAGGACCCAGGAAAGCTGCGGCATTGCCCCCCTCACACCCTCGCAGTCTCCAGTAAGCGCGGCGCAGGGATCAGGTGGTGGGTAGCCTGGGTGATGTGGACGGGATCGTGCCTGGCAATGTCATGACAGGGCCTGGGCtaggaaggaggaggggatggGGATGCCACCATGCCTCTTGTCCCCATATACTCCAGTCATGTGCCCCTCAGAAGGATTGGCCTTGGGCGGCCCTGGACTATAAAGGTAACAATTCTACTGAGAAGGTGAGCCCCATGTAACTAATCCCAACCCCCCCAACACAGGAGGCACCCACAGCCATTGAAGCTGGCCTGGCTGAGGCAAGTGTTCCTCTAAGCATGTGGCTTTTCTAGGTCCCCAGAGCACTGGGCCTCCTGTTGACCACAGTCCACCTTAATCCAAGTCATATCTGAAGGAGAGGAGACATGTTGCTAAAAAAAATAGTCTGGAAACTATTAGCTccggctggccatggtggctcacacctgtaatcccaacactttgggagtccgaggtgggcaaattgctttgagctcaggagttcaagaacagcctgggcaacgtaacgaaaccccatctctacaaaaaaatacaaaaattagctgggcgtggtggtgcacacctgtaatcccagctactcaggaggctgagggtggagaattgcttgaacccgggaagcggagattgcagttagccaagatcgagccactgcattccagcctgggtgacagagtgagacccggtctcaaataaaaaggaaactacTAGCTTGAAGTATCCAGGAcatcacctccccacccccaagctCCCTGGGTCATCCCATCTGGATGACCTTGCCCTGGTGATCCCGCTTAGGGACCCCCTTATTCTCAGGGAGTCCAGCCCTGGCACAGGAGAAGGCACACACTTCTCTGGAGACATGCACGTGCTCTCTTCTGTCTGCCATAGAATCAGTCTGGTTTGTGTCACTGTGGCCACAAGGAGCAGGAGGGTAAAATACATGCACTGGTCCATGTGCTGTAAAACTGCCTGGAGGAGCAAAATTGCTCCCAGCTGGGCCCAGACTAGTGGCTGCCTCTGAAGATGgtgtgaggtgggggtggggctaaGGCAGTCCGGGGGAGggtgggcagaggctggaagCAGGAAAGCAGGAGCTTGAGACGAACCCTGCCTGGGGCTACCTGAGAGACGTGTCCAAGGCTcagcctggagcctgggaggGCAGAGGAGCCTGAGCAGGTGGGCAGATGGGGTGAGCCAGGTCCAGGGCTGGTCTGGACCACAGTCAGTGGAGGGCAGTGTCTTCCCCATGCAGAGGAAgcgttgggggttgggggggtgggggtgtccCTGCTGGCTACTTGCTAATTCTAGGTCTTGCACTTGCAGAAGCCCGAGGCCCGAGCCCCCCAGCAGGCCTCCTTCTCCGTGGTGGTGGCCATTGACTTTGGCACCACGTCTAGTGGCTATGCTTTCAGCTTTGCCAGTGACCCTGAGGCCATCCACATGATGAGGTGAGGGTGGCTGGGCTGGGAGAgtgaggtggggtgggtggggagttCCTCATACCCAGGGATGAGCTTGGTCCCAAAAGTACTGTCACCGAGACATGGGAGTCTCCTCAGAGGCCCTGCCACCCCTAGTCTGGGGCTCCCCACTGGGGCAAAAGGTTGGAGAATGGGCCCCAGGCCTGGGTTCCTGGTCTCAACTGGAGCAGCTCCCAGCCCTCTGAAAGAAAAGtaagactttgtttttaattttgaatttttttgagatataacatacaataaaatatgcaaatcttttttcttttcctttctttttgagatggagtctcactctgttgcccaagctggagtgcaatggtgcgatctcagctcactgcaacctccacctcctgggttcaagcgattctcctgcctcagcctcccaagtagctgggactacaggcgtgcgccaccatgcctggctatttttttcatttttagtagagacagggtttcactatgttggccaggctggtctcaaattcctgacctcaggtgatccgcctgccttggcctcccagagtgcctcacagacatgagccaccacacctggccttttttcttttctttttttttttttgagagacagggtcttgctctgtcacacaagctATGTGCAGTGATCATACCAcaagtgcagtgatatgatcatggctcactgcagcctcaaactcctgggctcaagcaagcctcccacctcagcctcctgagtagctaggactacaggcagcaccaccacacctgactaatttaaaaaatttttttttggagagacagggcctcactctgttgccagggctggtctttaattcctggcctcaagtgatcctcccactttagcatcccaaaatgctggaattacaggcgtgagccaccatgcccagcccacaaatatttttctaagcttgtagacaaacacacacatatacaaacatatatgtgttttttaaGTAAAAGTGAGATATACAGCttgctttgttttaaaacttcaacattattttgtagatatttcATGTCAGTACATACAAAGCTACCACTTTCTTTGAACGGTTGCTTAGTATTCCATAGTACAGATGTGTCATAATTTATCCGTTCCCCTATTGACAGTTTTAGGGGTTTTTTCCCTCCTCTCATTTTTCACTATTACAAAAATGCAGCAGTAATATCCTTCTATGAAAACTTGTGCTGCAGTCTCTATGGGGTAGATTCCTAGAGGTGATTCCTAGGtccaacatctcaaaaaaaaaaaacaagaaaatgaaggtTCTAAGGGTTGAGTTGACAAGTCACACAGTTGTTATGAAAGACATGTTTCAAAAAGTCATTCAGATCTTGGTGGGTTTTCTGTGAACACTCCCCTTGGGACATCAAGACCCCAGTCCTCTGAATGTGTCCTAGAGGGTTGGCAGGCAGTAGGTAAAGCTATAGGAGACCTCAAAGCTCTCAACCCACACTGGGATGGGAGGTAAGAGGGGCTTCTCCAGGCCTGGAGACTGGACGGAAGATTGaatggagagacagacaggcaggtaACTGCTCCCAAAGTACATGGGACTTGAGCTTTGTGAGATTGGACTGTCCTTCCTTCTGCATCACAGGAAACCGCAAAGGCTCCAGGCACTTACGGCCCTCTAGGAGCTGTAGGACATCCCAGATGTCTTGCTCATCAACACACACGGCTGAGGCCATGCTGGGGCTAAGGACACATCCAGGAACACTGTCTCTGTCCTGTGGAGGTGAAAGTCACAGGAAATAACTGGGGGACATCCCGGCGTCCTCCTAAGCCCTCTCTTCCCACCAGACACCAAGCCCCTAACATCTCTAGATGTGTCCCTAACATCTCTAGACCCCACCTTCTCTCACCTGGATGGCTGCAATATACTCCTCCTTGGTTTCCTTTCTCCATGCTCTCTTCCCTCCATTCTGTTGCTCCATGTGAGCCAGTGACCTTTATTTCTAAAGGCAAATTTAGTCATACCTCTTTGCTACTTAAAATCCACGAAGACAGAATTCTGAATGGCCTTCTGTGCTCTTCATGATCTCACCTTAGCATCCTTGTATTTTCTCCTGCTGCCTATCCAACCGACCCATAGCTAGTTCTCCCTGCTCTTTCACATCTGTAAgtttttgcacatgctgttccctctgcctggattcACACCCAAGGAGGGTTGCACTGACGGCCCTGTGCCTCCGCAGGAAATGGGAGGGCGGAGACCCGGGCGTGGCCCACCAGAAGACCCCGACCTGCCTGCTGCTGACCCCGGAGGGCGCCTTCCACAGCTTTGGCTACACCGCTCGCGATTACTACCATGACCTGGACCCGGAAGACGCGCGGGACTGGCTCTACTTCGAGAAGTTCAAAATGAAGATCCACAGCGCCACGGTGAGTTACAGGGATCCAGACAGGGAGGCGGGGCCAGCATTGAAAAGGGCAGGGCTaatgggggggtgggggtggggcaaaACCTAAACGCTTGAGGACCGACCCGATGGAGTCGTGGCTGAGAGGGGGCAAAGCTAAAGGGAGACGTGGGACTCCAGTGTGGGCGGAGCTCAGAAATGAGACTGGTGAAGGTGGGGCTAATGTGGGTGGGGCTAATAGTGAAGCTGGGGTTGCAGGAGGGGTGGGGCTAAGGAGAGGGACTGGGACAGAGCTAATGTCAGATTGGGGCAAGAGTGGGATGGTGTTAAAGAGGTGGGGAAGCTCCAGGAAACGGGGCGATTTTAAGAGCGAGGTCGTCAGGAAATGAGTGCCTAGCTGAGGCCTCCTGCAGAGCCGCCCTGTGTCCCTGCCAGGATCTCACCTTGAAGACCCAGCTAGAGGCAGTAAATGGAAAGACGATGCCCGCCCTGGAGGTGTTCGCCCATGCCCTGCGCTTCTTCAGGGAGCACGCCCTTCAGGTGCGCTGCGGCCCCACCTCTGCCGACTGTAGCAGGGACCCCCTCTTGTCCCCTCATCCGAAACCGCTCCCCCATCCCGTCCCCGACATTGGATGGGTAGCCATTGCCGGAAGTCAGAGGTCATCTTCTCCAGTACCCTCCTCCCTTTTTGTCTGGTAGAGCCTGCACCAAGCCATACTGATGGGAGGGGGGCCGATTCTTCCAACTCTGCTGGGAAGTCCTTCCTGTGGTTTGATTAGTACCTCCAGCTCCGCGCAGGGCTGAAGACCACCCTCCCTCCAAGCCACCTTTTCTCTGACTGCTCCCTCCTGCACCAGGAGCTGAGGGAGCAGAGCCCATCGCTGCCAGAGAAGGACACTGTGCGCTGGGTGTTGACCGTGCCTGCCATCTGGAAACAGCCAGCCAAGCAGTTCATGCGGGAAGCTGCCTACCTGGTGAGGATGTGCAGGCGGGTCAGAGAACACTGCTCAGGAAGGCCCGGGCCTGCCCCCATGCCTGCATGCACCCCACCACCCTTGAGACCACAGAGTCATTGTGGAAAGAACTTCAGCCTGCTCCTGCTGGGAGTTTGTAGGGTTGCTCCCACCAGGAGAGGGAGTGGGCCTGCAGAACAGGGGACAGAGAGACAGGAGGCACAGCCCAGGCCAGTGTAGACAGTGCCTTAAGTCAGGTGTCCTAGAAGCAGAGCCCAAGATGGAAAGTCTTATACGTGAGCTCTATTGAAGAAGGGTTCTCAGGAGAAAggcaagggagggaggcaggaagtcaGGTGTCCTAGAAGCAGAGCCCAAGATGGAGAGTCTTATACTTGAGGTCTATTGAAGAAGGGTTCCCAGGAGAAAggcaagggagggaggcaggacaggAGAGGGAGCTATGAAGGATGTGGTCTTGGCTAGAGTCTAGCCTCAGGTTTAGCCTCAGCTAGATCCCATGGGGAGCTGCAGAGGGAGAACTGTAGCACAGAGTTGGGGCCAGCTTCTTGCACATCTGTATCGGTCTGTCACTGGTTCTGGGGGAATGGGAGGGATACCTCTCCAAGTGAGGCCATTTCCATTCAGCTGAGGGCCGTTATCCAGAGGAGGTAGCAGCTGTGAGCCAACAGCAGCCAACACTCACAGTCGCACGCAGGGCACCTAGAACATTCACTTCACTTGGCATCAGTATTTTCAGGGACACCCCCACCACTGCCCACCTTTGTTGGTTCTTGAGCAGGGGAAATAGGACTATGAAAGTATAAAGGGAGGCGATTCTGGCCAGTGCATACAGGTCTTCCTACCACTGAGATGCTCCAAGGTCTAGAGCAAGGAGTTGGGGGGCTCCATTGAAGACAGAGAGGGTGTAGCCTGAAGACTCATTGCTTTGTCCTAACCCTGGAGCCTTGGATACAGACCCTAGGCTGTCCAAAAGGGATCTCAAGCCTGCCTGTAGACACCCTGGAGGGGCCCCCAATCCTCCCATACCTATGGGCCAGGCATGACCCAGGGCCAGGTCTGTAGATGGCTACCCTTTTCACTGGAAGGAGCTAACTCTGAGCACAGTGAACATACCTGTGCAAGGATCAGAACAGAAGCAAGGCTGTCCCCAGCCAGAACAAACACCTGCTCCCCCAGCGTCCCCTTGCCTATTTCCCCACCCCCTTTCCTCTCACACTGTTCCCTGGCTGCTCAGGAAAGTCTGGCCCTGGGTAGAAAGTCTCCATTCACACCCTTATCCCTCTTCCCTATCTGGTCAGAATCTGGGGAACCCTACAAAACCATGACGTACTTCCCACAGGGATCCCCTGCCCTGATGAAGGAAATAACTCCAGATCTCAAGTGTTTTTCTCCACCCAACTGGCCTGTCTTGTTGCCTGGAATTTCAGCTTCCTTCCTGCTGTATCAGATTCCCTGGGAACCAAGTTCTCCTGGGAATGGGGTGGCCTATGGCTACCGTCTGACACCAGCCTGGTGGAGAAACAGGGTTCAGTGAGCTAAAAGGGCTCCCCACCATCTcctctgagccaccacaccccctACATGGTGCTAGAGTCTCTGCCAACACCCCCAGCCAGCGCTCAGCTGGCCACTTGCACCTGTGAAGGGGAACCTTGCTGCAGCCCCGCTATCTTGGGAAGTTTGAAGGGACACATCCCAGGGGTTCTAGGTCTGCATTCTGTCTAGAGTCTTTTCCTGCTGGGCAACTTCTTCCCCATCTTTGGCCAGGGCCATTCCCTCCCCAGCCTGGTCACATTGTGGCTATGAGGCAGCTCCAAATTTGTGCAGCACAGAGGGGCCTGAGAGGCCTAACATGGGTGGGGTgtgatggaggaggaggtgggagccCCCACAGGCCCGCGATTCCCCACCTCCCGGTGCCATCTTAGGTGTGACAGCCCACGGTGCCGCCTGACCCTGCCCACCACCCATCCCCAGGCTGGACTAGTGTCCCGAGAGAATGCAGAGCAGCTACTCATCGCCCTGGAGCCTGAGGCTGCCTCGGTATACTGCCGCAAGCTGCGCCTGCACCAGCTCCTGGATCTGAGTGGCCGGGCCCCACGTGGTGGGCGCCTGGGTGAGCGCCGCTCAATCGACTCCAGCTTCCGTCAGGGTGAGCTGCCCCCAGGGACACCACCCACCCTTGGAGGGTCAGAGGGTTACTGAAGCCAGAAGCTCAGCCATGTCCAGTATGAAGGGAAGCGGGTCCCCACCCCGGAGAAGCCCAATTTGAGCAAGCAGAAACATGCCTGGTGGAGCCCATCTGAGGGAGGGAGGCACAGCCCTGCCCAAGGGCAACCTCGTCTCAGGGTGGGACATGTCCTACCTGGGGGAACCCAATCTCAGGGTGGAGATTTCACCTTGCCCTAGGGGAGCAAGGTCTGAGGAGGGCAGGACTCTGCCCAGCCCTGAGTCTGAGGGTCAGGGGAAACACAGCCTACCCCAGGAGGAAATTGCTGGGGTACTGACAAAGGAAGAAGTCAACCCACTGCATCAGCTGTCCCCTTCACTCCCATCATCTTCCCTGACACACATCAGCCCCAAGCTCCTGCTGCCAGGACCAGGCACCGAGGCCAAGGACAGCTATGGTCATCCTCCCAAATGCCATCTCCCAGGGCAGGGAGAAGCCCTAAGTCCTGAGTCCCCTCTGAGACTCCAAGGACACCTACCTGCCTCCACTCCTCCAAACCCTCTAACCCTGATTTTGCCATGACCTGAGACCTGCTGGGTTAAAGGAAAGCCCTGTGTCCATAAATACTTCCCCCCAGCCGTTGGATACAGGGTGGGAGTTTGGGGTTCAGGATTGCCCTCTCCCAGTCAGCAGCAGGTTGGAGTTTCAGGAGCACTGGTTGCTCCCAGTGCCCATGGAGGGCCTGGGCAGGAGGATGGGAGTTGAACGCTATAGCTGGAGCACCTCCTTCTAATCTCACTCCCTGCTGTCTCCTGACCCCCAGCTCGGGAGCAGCTGCGAAGGTACCGCCACAGCCGCACGTTCCTGGTGGAGTCGGGTGTAGGAGAACTGTGGGCAGAGATGCAAGCAGGTAGGGGGAAAGGGGGATGGAGAGTTATCCTTGGCCCCTACCGGGCACCATATACTGATGGGGGGAAGGGCATGTTTGCAAAGCCcgtctcttcctcctccatcctccatccgCTGTACCAAACCTGGCCGTCCCCTCACAGTCACccgcacccccaccccactcacaGCGGCGCCCCTAACTCCCACTCCTCCAGGGGATTCTCCGCGGACGCTCGGGTGGAGTTGCAGAGCCTCTGGAACCATTTCTCCCCCACACCCTGCGCCCATATGTGGTGGTCTGAGGTTCAAGCACCTGAAGCCCCTCAcgtccctcccccaaccccgcAGACAGGCCTTGGGACCCGGGTCAGGGCTGGAGGCTGGGCGAGGCTGGAGGGGGCGCAGGGCTGAGGGTGCGAGGCCGCCCACGAGTGTGTGCCCACGCTCGCCGCCGCAGGAGACCGCTACGTGGTGGCCGACTGCGGCGGAGGCACCGTGGACCTGACGGTGCACCAGCTGGAGCAGCCCCATGGCACACTCAAGGAGCTCTACAAGGCATCTGGTGAGTAGCCAGGCGGCATCCCGGTACCCAGTGTGGCCCAGGCCCCGGCCCCGCCACCGCACCCTGGCAGCCGGGTGAGCGCTGACGCCCCCTCCACCCCCTGCTCCACCCCAGGGGGCCCTTATGGCGCGGTGGGCGTGGACCTGGCCTTCGAGCAGCTGCTATGCCGCATCTTCGGCGAGGACTTCATCACCACCTTCAAAAGGCAACGGCCAGCAGCCTGGGTAGATCTGACCATCGCCTTCGAGGCTCGCAAGCGCACTGCTGGCCCGCACCGTGCCGGGGCGCTCAACATCTCGCTGCCCTTCTCCTTCATTGACTTCTACCGCAAGCAGCGGGGCCACAACGTGGAGACGGCTCTGCGCAGGAGCAGGTGGGTCCCGGGCCCGCGGGCTCAGGCAGGGTTTGCCGACCCGGAAATGACCGTGCACGGGAGGGTCCCGGGCCCCAAGGAACGGTGGGGGATCTGCCTGATTCATCCCACATATACACCAAGCCAGCAGGGTGTCGGGGTGGGGCGGCGGGGAGCAGCGAGTGAGTGCCCCAGCCCAGCAGGCTCCACCCACGGAATCCGCAGCCCGAACTGGGGCAAGAGAGAGAATCATGGCCGGGAGGCGGCAATGACTGGTCTCCTCCCAGCCTTCTCTACACCCGCACCCCGGGGCCCTGCCGGCCCATGCTCCTTGGCTTCCCTGCACCAAAGCAAGGGGAGGCCTCCCCCAGGACCTCGTACCTGGAACCTGGAGCAGGCTGGCAACTAAATCCTGACTGAGTAGGGTGGGGATAAGGGCTAACATCCAGCAGGTCCAGTCCTCCAGACACCACGTGCAGTCGGTGCCCAGGCACTTCTGCCTCGTGGCAGAGGTAGAGAATAAGAACCACGGACCCCAAACCGGGGCAAGCAGCTGGGCCCTGACCGATAGGTCTGTGCCCCTTTCACCACTAACAGCGTGAACTTCGTGAAGTGGTCCTCACAGGGGATGCTCCGAATGTCTTGTGAAGCCATGAACGAGCTCTTTCAGCCCACAGTCAGCGGGATCATCCAGCACATAGGTGAGCACCTGAACTCGGTCCTCCACCCGCCCCCACATAAAACAGATGCGGAATAATTCCCCCCCCCCAATCAGTGCCTAGAACTCTCCACACATCCATACAC encodes the following:
- the HSPA12B gene encoding heat shock 70 kDa protein 12B, with the translated sequence MLAVPEMGLQGLYIGSSPERSPVPSPPGSPRTQESCGIAPLTPSQSPKPEARAPQQASFSVVVAIDFGTTSSGYAFSFASDPEAIHMMRKWEGGDPGVAHQKTPTCLLLTPEGAFHSFGYTARDYYHDLDPEDARDWLYFEKFKMKIHSATDLTLKTQLEAVNGKTMPALEVFAHALRFFREHALQELREQSPSLPEKDTVRWVLTVPAIWKQPAKQFMREAAYLAGLVSRENAEQLLIALEPEAASVYCRKLRLHQLLDLSGRAPRGGRLGERRSIDSSFRQAREQLRRYRHSRTFLVESGVGELWAEMQAGDRYVVADCGGGTVDLTVHQLEQPHGTLKELYKASGGPYGAVGVDLAFEQLLCRIFGEDFITTFKRQRPAAWVDLTIAFEARKRTAGPHRAGALNISLPFSFIDFYRKQRGHNVETALRRSSVNFVKWSSQGMLRMSCEAMNELFQPTVSGIIQHIEALLARPEVQGVKLLFLVGGFAESAVLQHAVQAALGARGLRVVVPHDVGLTILKGAVLFGQAPGVVRVRRSPLTYGVGVLNRFVPGRHPPEKLLVRDGRRWCTDVFERFVAAEQSVALGEEVRRSYCPARPGQRRVLINLYCCATEDARFITDPGVRKCGALSLELEPADCGRDAAGAPPGRREIRAAMQFGDTEIKVTAVDVSTNRSVRASIDFLSN